CTAAGACCACCAGGGCCTGGATGGGCTGTAGGTAATGAGCCAGCTCGTGATCGGTGGCTCGATAGGGAATATCGGTGTCGTAGAAGGCCTCAAACAGAAACTGCTCTAGGTCGGCTCGGGGCTTGCCGTGGGCCGAGACATAGACAATGCCATCGCCATAGGCCTTCCAGGTGGTGCTGTGGAGCAGATGGCGAACTAACACCGACTTGCCAATGCCCGGTTGACCGTAGACATCGACTGACTGGTGGATGCTGAGGTGCTGTAGCGCCAGTTGCTGCGCCTGCTGTCGACCGATCAGGTGAGGAAATGGCCGCGGCAGTAACTTAACTGGTTGGGAGCGCCGAGTTACCTGAGCGGTCTGGGCAGGAGGGGCCACATTGACCAGTCCGCCATAGTTGGTGAGCTGCAGAATATGATCGCCCACGGCAATCTGGCCGCTGTTATCGCCGGTGATATGGGCCGCTATGGAGGGAACAACGGTAGGGGCAAGTTGGGGGGCCGTTGCCATGGTGGGGCTCCTTGGGGGGAGGCGGGACTGGTAGACTGCAACGTAATTTATATCTTCAGGGTTGAGCTCAAGATTCCAGAAAATTGCTCCCTGAACTTAACGGGGTAGCTTAGGTGACTCCGAGATAGCCCTGCCTCTTCTTGCCTCCCCAGCTCCCCAGCTGTGGGGGTCAAATTTAGATTGGTCACCTACTAGTGACTCACAACAATGAGGTGACATGGCGTTTGCAGTCGGAGAATGACAATGAAAGCGATGGTCATTGAGCAATTTGGCGACCCCACGGTCTTTCAGCCAGCCGAGGTGCCAACACCAGAGATACCGGCCCACCATGTGCTGATTCGGGTGATGGCCACCAGTGTCAATCCCGTGGATGTGAAAATCCGTCAGGGAGCGGTGGCCGCCATTGCTCCGGACTTTCCGGCGATTCTGCATGGAGATGTGGCTGGCGTGGTAGACGCCTTGGGCCAGGGAGTATCTGGCCTTGAGGTTGGCGATGAGGTCTATGCCTGTGCCGGGGGCATCAAGGGTACTGGTGGCGCCTTGGCGGAGTACATGGTGGCCGATGCCAGCTTAGTCGCTCCCAAACCCCGCAGCCTGACCATGCTGGAAGCCGCGGCTCTGCCCCTGGTCTCCATCACTGCTTGGGAAGGATTAATCGATCGGGCCCAGGTGCAAGCGGGACAGCGAGTCTTGGTCTACGGAGCCACGGGAGGGGTGGGCCATGTGGGCCTGCAGCTGGCCAAGGGAGCCGGAGCCACGGTCTATGCCATGGTGTCTAGCCCGGAGAAGGCTGCCGTTGCCCGGCAACTAGGAGCCGATGTCACCCTAAACTATCGCCAAATCCCTGTGGCAGATCTGGTGGCTCAGCACACCGAGGGCCAGGGCTTCGATGTGGTGTTTGACACCGTCGGCAACGACAATCTGCAAAACGCCTTCCAAGCGGCCCGACTCAATGGCACCGTCGTGTCTCTGGTGGCCCGTTCGCAACAGGACTTGAGTCTGCTCCACGCCAAGGGCCTGACCCTGCATCTGGTCTTCATGTTGCTGCCGCTGCTATCAGGCATCAACCGAGCCCACCACGGCTGGATCCTGACACAGGTTGCCCAGCGGGGTAGACCAGGGGCAACTGCGGCCCCTGCTGGCGGAGCAAACCTTTACGATCGGCGATGTGGCTAAGGCCCATGCCTACCTGGAGTCGGGAACGGCGGTGGGTAAGGTAGTCCTGGCTCAATCCCTGGCTTAGTAATCTACCCCGCGCTTCAGGTCTACTCCCTTTTCGGCATAGTGCTTGTGGCAAAACACCTCGGAGTGGACACTGGAGAGATCGAAATAGGTAGGCGGGTTTTTGCAGCGGCCGGTGATAATCACCTCGGTATCACGGGGCTTACGCAGCAGGGCCTGGACAATGGGTTCCTCTGGCAAGAGTTCCAGATCTACGGTGGGGTTGAGTTCATCCAGGATGATGGTCTTGTAGAGGCCGGAGGCGATGGCGGTGCGGGCAATCTCCCAGCCCCGTTCGGCTTCCACATAGTCGATCTCTTGCTGCTGGCCCCGCCAGACGATGGCGTCGCGGCCACAGCGTTGATGGTCCACCAGGTCGGGATAGCTCTTGCGCAGGGCGGCGATGGCGGCATCTTCCGTATAGCCCTGCCCCCCTTTCAGCCACTGCATGATCAACACCCGGTGGGACTTGTCCTGACTGATGCCGCGACCGATGGCTTGCAGGGCTTTGCCCAGGGCACTGGTGGACTTGCCCTTGCCGTCGCCGGTGTAGATCTCGACCCCTTCGATGCCGGGATAATCCTCAGGCCGGTAATGGCAGGGCTTCATCTCGGAATGGAGGTCGGCGATGTCGAGGAGGGCTGGGGGGGCGCCGCGACCGGTGGCGATGATCTCGAGCTGCTCGGGTTTACGGCGCAGGGTACGGACCACGTCGTCGATGGGCAGGAGTCCCAGATCCAGGACTGGATTCAGCTCATCTAAAACCACCACGGAATAGAGGCCGGAGGCGATGGC
This portion of the Halomicronema hongdechloris C2206 genome encodes:
- a CDS encoding cob(I)yrinic acid a,c-diamide adenosyltransferase, coding for MVKTGIGIRTAQGNSERLTGQIHVYDGDGKGKSQVALGVVLRSIGLGIQQFMESRVLLLRFLKGPGRTYDEDAAIEALQRGFPHLIDQVRTGRAEFFGPGEITRFDRQEAQRGWDVAKGAIASGLYSVVVLDELNPVLDLGLLPIDDVVRTLRRKPEQLEIIATGRGAPPALLDIADLHSEMKPCHYRPEDYPGIEGVEIYTGDGKGKSTSALGKALQAIGRGISQDKSHRVLIMQWLKGGQGYTEDAAIAALRKSYPDLVDHQRCGRDAIVWRGQQQEIDYVEAERGWEIARTAIASGLYKTIILDELNPTVDLELLPEEPIVQALLRKPRDTEVIITGRCKNPPTYFDLSSVHSEVFCHKHYAEKGVDLKRGVDY